Proteins encoded by one window of Roseibium sp. Sym1:
- a CDS encoding BTAD domain-containing putative transcriptional regulator translates to MANALCFACLGRPLLLSKGQDPVAVKTRKALAIMGYLSRKSGLASPREALADLLWSGTDRHKAMQSLRQALRQLKTAEEAAGMDVVRSSPGHVQLDSAVFSSDLTRVLELVERGRTGDFHEAEELWRGDFLSGFEDIDPEFSEWLLVERERVHSEVTGAAFRHLNQVTVDDGGVQVEAGGRFLLKIDPACEAAHRVLIRLYKKLGQKERAEQQYQACVREMRLHLDVEPEPETKALLEEDTATVRETVTQAVEDPGSALLNSESVIRLPEISILAATETNPSLAEAQNLKEEIVAGLSSFRSFDLYHGDYFGEDNLPSPTLVKGHELGSYLLRFRHNERGGKVAIQFEDRTDGRIVFNEIVDLNQWENLQAAASQTISRIHLFTMGKLRNPGNSAAFARWCQAEALMWDFDPQSDRKALQLLNDLERRHSNFSMVFSAKALINMKQLIHYPIEDREIGLAMDDILALSEHAVLLDPWQPLNQRAYGWALIQSKMSDQARRAFLQAGRLNTVDPANLMSVAEGLAFAGDIALAKKNAETAMALFTSVPRVFYEYYSNVFFAAEDYETAAQFIERASYTSMSGLTTRIAALLCAGKRDEAVQVLERLSDKYSEILKNTLTAQENPNEWAKNVNLFQDPKTRLNYEQGVNLVKKFFFGDRATI, encoded by the coding sequence ATGGCAAACGCGTTGTGCTTCGCGTGTCTCGGGCGGCCGTTGCTGTTGAGCAAGGGGCAGGATCCGGTCGCGGTCAAGACCCGCAAGGCCTTGGCAATAATGGGTTATTTGAGCCGCAAGAGCGGCCTCGCATCGCCGCGCGAAGCGTTGGCGGACCTGTTGTGGAGCGGAACCGATCGCCACAAGGCCATGCAGTCCCTGCGCCAGGCGCTCCGTCAGCTCAAGACGGCGGAGGAAGCCGCCGGCATGGACGTGGTCCGTTCGTCTCCGGGCCATGTCCAATTGGATTCTGCTGTCTTCTCCTCTGATCTGACGCGGGTCCTGGAACTGGTTGAACGGGGCCGGACGGGCGATTTTCACGAGGCCGAGGAGCTCTGGCGCGGCGATTTTCTGAGTGGTTTCGAGGATATTGATCCTGAATTTTCCGAATGGCTGCTGGTGGAACGGGAAAGGGTTCATTCGGAAGTCACAGGCGCAGCCTTTCGGCATCTCAATCAGGTGACCGTCGATGACGGTGGCGTGCAGGTCGAGGCCGGAGGCCGGTTTCTCCTGAAGATCGATCCCGCCTGCGAAGCCGCGCACCGCGTGCTGATCCGGCTCTACAAGAAACTTGGCCAGAAGGAACGGGCGGAACAGCAATACCAGGCCTGCGTGCGCGAGATGCGCCTTCATCTGGACGTCGAGCCCGAGCCTGAAACAAAGGCGCTGCTGGAGGAGGACACCGCGACGGTCCGCGAGACCGTGACGCAGGCGGTGGAAGATCCCGGAAGCGCGCTTCTCAACAGTGAAAGCGTCATCCGGCTGCCGGAAATTTCCATTCTGGCGGCAACGGAGACCAACCCGAGCCTGGCGGAAGCACAGAACCTGAAGGAGGAAATCGTCGCCGGCCTGTCGTCGTTCCGGTCCTTCGATCTTTATCACGGTGACTATTTCGGCGAGGACAACCTGCCGTCACCGACACTGGTCAAGGGCCATGAACTGGGAAGCTATCTCCTCAGGTTTCGGCACAATGAACGCGGCGGCAAGGTTGCCATTCAGTTCGAGGACAGAACCGACGGACGCATCGTTTTCAACGAGATCGTCGATCTCAACCAGTGGGAAAACCTCCAGGCCGCCGCCAGCCAGACCATCAGCCGCATTCACCTGTTCACCATGGGCAAACTCAGGAATCCGGGGAACAGCGCCGCCTTTGCCCGATGGTGTCAGGCGGAAGCCCTGATGTGGGATTTCGATCCGCAGTCGGATCGCAAGGCCTTGCAGCTGCTGAACGATCTGGAGCGGCGGCACAGCAATTTCTCCATGGTCTTTTCGGCAAAAGCGCTGATCAACATGAAACAGCTGATCCACTATCCGATCGAGGACCGGGAAATCGGTTTGGCCATGGACGACATTCTGGCGCTGAGCGAACATGCGGTGCTGCTTGATCCCTGGCAACCGCTCAATCAGAGAGCCTACGGCTGGGCCTTGATTCAATCCAAGATGTCGGATCAGGCGCGGAGGGCGTTCCTTCAGGCCGGACGCCTGAACACGGTCGACCCGGCGAATTTGATGTCCGTTGCCGAAGGTCTCGCCTTTGCGGGAGATATCGCGCTGGCCAAGAAGAACGCCGAAACCGCGATGGCCTTGTTCACATCTGTGCCAAGGGTTTTTTACGAGTATTATTCCAACGTCTTTTTCGCCGCGGAAGATTATGAAACCGCGGCCCAGTTCATCGAACGGGCTTCGTATACAAGCATGTCCGGGCTAACCACCCGCATCGCGGCATTGCTGTGCGCCGGCAAGCGGGACGAAGCGGTCCAGGTGCTGGAACGGCTCAGCGACAAGTACTCGGAAATCCTGAAAAACACTCTGACTGCCCAGGAGAACCCCAATGAGTGGGCCAAGAATGTCAACTTGTTCCAGGACCCCAAGACAAGGTTGAATTACGAGCAGGGCGTCAATCTCGTCAAGAAGTTCTTCTTTGGCGACCGGGCCACAATCTAG